GCTTACACCTTGTGAGCATGAACGTTAGACATCCCTAGACAAAAAACACGAGGAAAGGAGGTCGGTATACGAAGCAGTGAGGTGGCCCATCCGAGCTCGGTCCCTGTCCCGTCGAGCGGGCGCCTCCTTGCACCACTCCAAGCTCAACGAGATGTACCGAATCCCGTGAAAACAGGTTCCAAAGCAAGTCCTCCCGAAATTGGACTCCGAGTTAGGTAACGCTAAGGAGGATGTGAAAATGCGGAAAACCCTATTTGCCATGCTCGGCATTGTGGCACTGGGACTGTGGGCCATTCCCGCGGTCGCGGCGCCGGTGACGAGCGGGGTCGTGGCGGACGGTCCCAAGGTCCATCCCGATCCGGTTCCGTTGGAGAACCGGGCGGGTGCGATCGGGGCTCACGCCCGCGGCGAGAGCAATCAGGCGACGCTCAGCGGAACCCTGATCAAGCAGGCCGCCGCGACGACGAGCTGGTTCCTGTATCCGGGCGCCTGCGTGCAGCGCGCGCTGGGCACCTGGGCCCCGAAGACGTCGGGCGCGGTCGCGGACAGCCTCCAGCCGCACGGAAGCTTCCCGAACTCGTCCGGCTATACGGCCGGGCAGCCTGTCCCCAACAACAACACGATCGCTTACACGCGCCAGGACCTCTCGCTTCCCGAGAAGCTCTGGAACGTCATGGGCAACGAGCCGCCGACGCAGCGGCCGACTGTCATCGACGGCACCCGGAGCATCTGGTGCGGTAAGTTCGACGCCAACTGGCTCGTGCCGGTCGGCTATCCGAACATCACCTATCAGATCCTCTACGTCGACACGGGCGCTCATGGTGCCAACTACAGCCTCACGTTCGAGGGCGAGGTCAGCACCGAGCTCAACTACGACTATCTCCACGTGATCGGCGGCGGTACGGATACGGCGGCCGCGAACGGGAACCGGGATCCCCTCGGCAACCGTCGCGACTACTTCGACTCCGTCATCGACAACGGCCACGGCGGACCGGATGACAACGGCCACGTCCTCGTGACGTTCACCGGCAGCATCGTCACGGCTCAGTCCGTGGCGGCGGGCGCGGGAACGATCGAAGGCGCGGGCGCCGGCGACCCGAACGTGGTGAGCTACTCGATCAGCGGCATTCCCGACCGGGCGGTCTACTTCGTGTTCACGTCGGACTGCTTGTTCTCGAGCGAGGACGGTCTCTGGCCGGAAGGCAATGGCCAGGTCCTCGACCTCATCTCCGTGAGCGACAACGGGTCGATCTACAACGATCAGGATCAGGCCCCTGTGCTCGATGCGTTCGACGGCACGGTCCTCTCGGGCACCTACGGCTCGTTCGGCTGCGTGTCCTCACGCGTGCCGGCGGGTATCGGCGAGCTCTGGCAGCTGGCGACGGGAACGCAGAACCCGACCAGCGACGTCTGCTCGCCGGCGAAGGCGCTCTCCTCCGACCTCTTCTTCGAGGGCGCTGAGCCGAACTTCAACACCTCGATCAACAAGCAGTACAACGCGATCGTCCAGTGCGCGTTCCCGATTCCCGCCGGGACGGCCTCGGTGCTCATGCTGTTCGACGAGTACCTCGACCTTCCTCGCTTCGGCGGTCTCGTTCAGACCAGCGACTTCCGTATCTACAAGGACGGAAGCTGGGGCAACTGGACGAACACGTCGCCGGGCGGCGGTGTGACCACCGGCTCGCTGCAGGCGTGGACGTCGGACGGCGATGAGCTCGGCGCTGCGACGCAGGCGGACTCGGTTCAGATCCGCCATGTGCTCCAGTGCATCCCGCCGTTCTCGGCGGACCGGGCGAACTGCTCGAACTCGATCACGAACCCGCTCCTCTACGACAACCTCCGTCTGCAGATCACGACCGGCGTTCCGGCCCCGATCTTCGGTGTGTTCCCGGGCTCGGTGGCGCAGACGACGTTCGTGGACGGAACGATCGACGGAACGAACTGCACCGTGAATCCCTGCTGGCCGGGAAATCGTGGTTCGGATCTCGGCACGCCGCTCTCGTTCAACATCGCCGTCAACGACAACTGGAACGCCGCGACGGGTGACTCGGTCACGCTGGCGCTGGTTACCGGTCTTCGCAAGGGCGGCATGGGCCTCAACTGGCGGCGTGGATTCTCCAAGAACATCAACGCTGGTGAGCTCGGCCCCGGACCCGGTCTGTCGACCACGAACCCGGCGCTCGAGGGCAATCAGCCGCTCTACTACGCGTATACGAATGGCTCCTACAACGCCGCCGTCGACGTGCCCCGGATGATCTTCCGGCTCTTCGACCCGGCCACCAAGTCCTGGAGCCCGTTCGACTCCACGGAGCTGATCGCGAACGCGGTTCAGATCGCCGACGCGGACGGCCCGGGTGGCGCTCCTCCCGAGACGACGCTGATCGATTCCGAGTTCAACATGAACTGGCCGCCGTACGACAAGTCGATCGCCAACTCGACGCTGCCGGGCGGATTCACGGTCAACGGAATCAACACGTACAACGGGCTGCGCTTCCTCCCGCGTGGCACGCGCATGCAGTACTACCTCAAGGCGACGGACATCAACGGTGGCGTGAGCTACCAGTTCTCGTCCGACAACCTCGCGCGTGAGCCATCCGGCGAGCTTCCGCTCCTGCCGGGTAGCAGCATCAAGGCTCCGGATATCATCGAGTTCGCCGTCCTTCCGGGCGCGTATGCTCCGGGACCGGCCGGCTCGCTTCTCGCGAATCGCACCAACACGCCGCTCCTCAACCTGGATCGCGTGTACTCCACCTGGTCGTTCGGCTACGACCCGATGACGCAGGCGCTTCGCGCGCTGGGCGTCCGGGCCGATCGGTACCGCTTCCTCGCCTCGGGCACCACGGCGAACGGAATCGGCGGGCACGAGCTGCCCGGCCAGCGTCCGGATCGTCTCTCGAACTTCTTCCCGAACCTGCAGGAAATGCCGCTCGTCGACTCGCTGTCGGCCTGGTACCGGATCATGATCGAGTCCGGCCATACCCGTACGACCTCGGTGTTCAACGAGCAGGATGCCATCGCGGTCGAAGAGTGGTGGCGGCGCGACACGGGCACCGATCAGGGTGACCGTTGCATCCTCGCGACCGGCGACAACGTCTTCAACGTGCTGCTCAACACGCAGAACGTCGTGACCGTGAACCAGGTGAGCATCGCCCAGAACGTCTTCGGTGTGTTCTCCGCCGTCGACAACTGGGCCACCGGCAATGCCTTCCCGACCATCGACGACCGGTTCGCCGGCGGCAACGGTGTGGGTCTGGCGGCTCCCGGTACGTTCACCTATCCCGTCGATGGTGGCTGCCCGGGTCCGAACCGCTTCGACGGCCTCACGAAGGTCGGAGACGCGGACGCCGTGGTCAGCGCCACGTTCCCCGGCGGAACGGTTGCTGCGATCGCCCGGGCGCGCGAGATGGACAACACGGCCGACCGTGACCAGAACAAGGCTCTCGGCTACGGCTTCTCGCTCCAGTTCATCCGCAACCCGGCGTACGGCACCGCGAACGCCAACTACACCCGTGCGGGTGTCGAGAACCGCATGCGAGTCGTCTATCGCTTCCTTACGGGCTGCCGTGGCGTCCGTCAGGCGGATGACCTCGCGTGCTGGCCGTGCCCGACCCCGGGCGCCGCGGTTCCGACCGTGGCTTCCATGCAGTCCGATTGGGCCGGTCAGTCGGCGGGCTTCCAGACGTCGACCTACGGTCCGCTCTACGCGATCCAGGCTGGTGGTCTCGCGACCGCCATCGAGGCTGATCCGCTCGAGGGCGCGCCGCGCATCAACAAGTCCAATGGCCACTCGCCGAACCCGTTCAATCCGCAGACCACGATCAAGTTCTCGTCCGCGACCGCGGGCAAGGCTTCGGTCAAGATCTACAACGTGGCTGGCGCGCTGGTCCGTTCGATCGACACGAACGCCACGGTGGGTGCGAACGAGGTTCGCTGGAACGGCAAGAGCAACGAAGGCAGCTCGCTCGCGAGCGGTGTCTACTTCTACAAGATCGTCTTCCCGAACGGGGAGACCGCCAAGTCGCCGAACAACCTGGTGCTTGTGAAGTAAACCGGTCGCAGCACCGCAACACCGAAGAGGCCGCCGGGGGTAACCCCGGCGGCCTTCTTCATTTAGACCGCGAAAATAGCGTTGACAGCCCCCGCCGCCCGCTGGTACGTTCCGTGTCAGTCCCCCTTACCAGCACGCAGAGACGACAACCTGCCGGTGCCTAACCAAGACTCCTCGGAGAACGAAATGTCCCGAACCGGGCGCAAGCTGGCCTTGGTCCTATTGCTGTCCGTTGCCGGAGGGATGCTGCTCTCCTGCGCGAAGGATCCGTTGGAAGTGGACCGGAACCGTCCGCCCCAGACCTTCCTGGTGGGGGCCCCCATCGACACGACCGCCGCCGACGTCGGCTACAGCTACCGCATTCATCTCTACTGGCGGGGGGAGGATCCGGACGGGTACGTGGTCGGCTTCCTCTGGTCGTGGGACGACTCGAGCATTGGCTCGTTCCGATTCACCACCCGTACCGACAGCATCTTCGAGCTGGCGGTCAACGACTCGGAGACGATCCAGAGCGGCGTGGGGAACCCCCAGACCTCGCGCTACCACACGTTCTTCATCCGTGCCGTCGACAACCTCGGGAAGCCGGATCCGTCGCTGACCATGTTCAACCGGCGGCTCTTCAATGCGGAGACCGAGGTGCCCCGCGTGCAGTTCGTCGGTGGCATCCCCAGCGGCACGGTGGGGCTCGACACGCTGTGCGACAAGACGCCGTTCACCGTCTGCTGGACCGGATCCGACGCGGACGGCTTCGTGACGCGATACCGCGTGGACGCGGGCTCGTACCGAAGTCCGCTCATGACGGACACGTGCCTCACGTTCAACACGCCCGGCGGTCCGACGCTCGCGAGCGGCCTCTACACGATGACCGTCACCGCCGTGGACAACGCGAACGCCGTCGGGACCGGCACCGCCCAGTTCGTCGTGAATCGTGATCCCGAGACATGGTTCACGGACTCGACAGGCGGCCCTCCCAACAAGATCGGCTACTACCTCGCGCCGTACATCGGAGGGCAGGCGGTCTTCGCACGGGGGACCTTCGCGGAGGGGGATACCATTCCCTACCGCTCCACGGTCTGGTTCTTCTGGGACGGCGAGGACTCTCACGAGCAATGCGAGCAGGACAGCCTCACCGGGTTCGCGTTCTCCCTGAATCCAGGGACACGCGACGGAGGCAGCCCCTACATCATCGGATTCCTCAACGAGCTCACGCCGGGCACGCGCTTCACCACGAACGATCCTGAGGTCGTGGGACCCGCGGGCTTCCCGGCGCTGATCCTCGACTCGCTCGATGCCGGGATCGAGATGGTCGCGCGCGTCGCGGCCCGCGACAATTCCCAGAGGCCCGACGGAACGCCGGCGACGTTCAACTTCAACTGCAACTTCCCTCCGTTGCTGGATTCGCTGTTCGTGGATTCCGTCTTCGTCGTCCCGCCCGGCGGCACCGTTCCGGTGCCGAGCCGCCGCATCCGCTGGGTGGCGAGGGACTACGAGGACGGCCTGACACAGTACGCCACCGTCGTGCTGGACGAGACCAGCGTGCGCGAGCTCAATCAGTTCCAGCAGGAGCTCATCGTGGCCGACCAAACGTTCCGCAATCTGTCCCCCAGCGGCACCGAGCATTCGGTTCGTGTTCGCGTCGCGGATCGCGCGGAGTTCAAGTCGGCGCTCCCGGACGGCATGAAAACGGTCCAGTTCACCATTCCCCTGATTGCACCATGACCGCCGAGACAGAAGGAGTGATCGGCTGATGCACCGTCACCTGACCCGTCTGATTCTCTGCCTCTTCACGCTGCTCGGGGCGGCGTACCTCTCGGGGTGCGCGGACTCGGTGGATCCTCCTCCTCCGCCGCCGCATCAGGACCCAGAGACCGAGCTCACCTACGCCCCGATTCCGGGCGACACGACCACGTTCCGCGTCCGGTTCTTCTGGAACGGATACGACAAGGACGGCGAGGTCGTTCGGTTCCGGTTCGCGATCGACGCCGACACGAGCCGTCCCGTCACCGAGTGGAACACCACCACCGCGAAGGAGACGACGTTCCTCTTCCTGGTGGACCCGGTGAAGGAGATCGCCGGCCACACGTTCATGATCGCCTCGGAGGACAACGAGGGCAGGATCGATCCGACTCCGGCTCGCCGCTTCTTCTCGGCGAAGACGGTCCCGCCGGTCATCCCGTGCGACGCGCTTCTCGGCCCCGCCGCCTTCAATCCGCTCATCGGGCCGAACTTCACGTTCCGGTGGCAGGGAGTCGATCCGGACGGGGGCGAGACCGGGGGCCCGGCTCCCGTGGACACGTTCGAGTACCTGCTGCTCCTGATCGGGGGCACCAACGAGCCGGGGCACGATCCGCTTCCGCCCTGGAACCAGGAGCGTTACGTCTCGATGATCAACGCCGCAACCGGACGGACGCTCCCGAACCTGGGTCCCGGGGAGGACTACTCCGACTGGGAGTGGGTGGGCATTCGTGCCCTCGAGAACCGGTTCCGGAACGCGACGCCCGGCGAGTACGTCTTCGCCATCCGTGCCGTCGACATCGCCGGCGCGACCGAGAAGGGGATCGAGTTCGGCTGCAACATCCGGCACTTCACCGTGAGCACGCGCAACCCGGGACCTCTGCTCCGGGTCTGCTCCAGCGTGTTCACGGCCTGCCTCGCCCCGACGTCCGGTCCCGATGACGCCCCCCGGCGCGAGCTCCAGATCTTCGAAGGGGAAACGATCAGCTTCTCCTGGACGGGCGACGCGTCCCGGTACGGCGGGGAGATCGTCGGTTACACGTACGCGCTCGACGACACGAGCACGTTCCCCGGGCTCGACCTGCTCCGGACGGCGGTCACCTTCAGCCCCGAGGATCTTCCTCCGGGCGCCCACTTCCTGTTCGTCCGCGCGGTCGACGACGGAGGCCTGGTCACGAATGCCGTGATCCCGATCTTCATCGTGCGCCCCGCGTTCAAAGAGCCTTCGTCGTCCCGTCCGATCCTCTACGTGGACGATTCGACCGCGCCCGGCGTTCAGCAGCCGGGCCAGGACTCCACCGTGGCGATCGGCAACTTCCCGAACGACATTGATGAGAGCCGATGGTGGACGGAGTTCCTGCTGAACAGCCTGGATGCGGGAGGATTCACGGCACCCGTCACGGAATGGGACGCGACGCTCGCGGGATCGGTGGAGCTCCAGAGGCGAAAACCGCCCGAGCCTCGGCATCTGGCCCAGTACACCACCGTCATCTGGAACGTGGACTTCAACAACAGCATCACCAATCCGACGGCGCTCTGGACCTCGCTCGTGGGCGGGAACTACAGTGAGCTCGCGGGATACATGCGAGCCGGAGGGACGCTGATCCTGACGGGTTTCGACGTCACCTCCAACACGGTGAACCCGACGACGCTCTTCACCTCGCTCTCCGGCAGCATCTGCCAGTTCGTGCCGGGGGAACCGAACTACCAGTTCTCGTACTTCCCGCGCCTCTACATGGGCATCGAGCGGGCGGTGCTGAGCACGGGTGCGCTCCGCCGGGACGGCGCGCGCGACTTCATCGCCGCGTATCCCACGGCCGGCGGCGCCGCCATGGGCTTCGATTCCGTGTTCGTGGATCGTGGCCCGACCGGCAGCGGCGCGAAGTGGATCACCTCGCCGAACGGAGATCCCGAGACCACCGGTCAGCCGGGGATCGGACGGGTCGACGGCTGGGTGATGGCGCGGGACTTCGGGTGCGTCAACAACCCCTCCCAGACGTTCCGTCTGGAGGACGTGAGCATTCCCATCGCACAGCCCGTCCTGACCTATCAAGGAGTTCGCACGGGTGTCCTGGAGCAGGGAGGACCTTCCCCGCGCCAGAACCTCGTGACCGGGATCCGTGTGCAGGCGCACGATCAGGGATTGCCGGGAATCAAGACACCCATCGTGCCGGGGAACTCGGCGGGCGCCATCGGCCGCGCCATCTACTTCTCGTTCCCGCTCTTCTGGCTGAGGGACGCTGAGGCTCGGCACCTGATCCAGACGTCCTACAACTACGTGAACGCCTCGCCGACCCTGCCCTGACGAAGGGCGCGGTCGCAGTGCGTGCTGTCGTGAAGGCGGCGCGGTCCAAAGGGGCCGCGCCGCCGCGTTCTCCCGCGCCCGGTCGTGTCATGCCTTCCCCCGGGTTCTGTCGTGGCATGGGATCGCCGGCGACTCATCCAGGCATCCGATGCTCGGCTTGCTGACCCGCTCCCTGCTCGCCTTCGGCGTGGTCCTGGGCGCCGTCCAGATGTCCGGATGCGCGGACTCCGTGGACCCTCCGCCTCCGCCCGAGCCACTGGCGCCCGAGACCGAGCTGACCTACGCCCCGATTCCGG
This region of Candidatus Eisenbacteria bacterium genomic DNA includes:
- a CDS encoding FlgD immunoglobulin-like domain containing protein, giving the protein MLGIVALGLWAIPAVAAPVTSGVVADGPKVHPDPVPLENRAGAIGAHARGESNQATLSGTLIKQAAATTSWFLYPGACVQRALGTWAPKTSGAVADSLQPHGSFPNSSGYTAGQPVPNNNTIAYTRQDLSLPEKLWNVMGNEPPTQRPTVIDGTRSIWCGKFDANWLVPVGYPNITYQILYVDTGAHGANYSLTFEGEVSTELNYDYLHVIGGGTDTAAANGNRDPLGNRRDYFDSVIDNGHGGPDDNGHVLVTFTGSIVTAQSVAAGAGTIEGAGAGDPNVVSYSISGIPDRAVYFVFTSDCLFSSEDGLWPEGNGQVLDLISVSDNGSIYNDQDQAPVLDAFDGTVLSGTYGSFGCVSSRVPAGIGELWQLATGTQNPTSDVCSPAKALSSDLFFEGAEPNFNTSINKQYNAIVQCAFPIPAGTASVLMLFDEYLDLPRFGGLVQTSDFRIYKDGSWGNWTNTSPGGGVTTGSLQAWTSDGDELGAATQADSVQIRHVLQCIPPFSADRANCSNSITNPLLYDNLRLQITTGVPAPIFGVFPGSVAQTTFVDGTIDGTNCTVNPCWPGNRGSDLGTPLSFNIAVNDNWNAATGDSVTLALVTGLRKGGMGLNWRRGFSKNINAGELGPGPGLSTTNPALEGNQPLYYAYTNGSYNAAVDVPRMIFRLFDPATKSWSPFDSTELIANAVQIADADGPGGAPPETTLIDSEFNMNWPPYDKSIANSTLPGGFTVNGINTYNGLRFLPRGTRMQYYLKATDINGGVSYQFSSDNLAREPSGELPLLPGSSIKAPDIIEFAVLPGAYAPGPAGSLLANRTNTPLLNLDRVYSTWSFGYDPMTQALRALGVRADRYRFLASGTTANGIGGHELPGQRPDRLSNFFPNLQEMPLVDSLSAWYRIMIESGHTRTTSVFNEQDAIAVEEWWRRDTGTDQGDRCILATGDNVFNVLLNTQNVVTVNQVSIAQNVFGVFSAVDNWATGNAFPTIDDRFAGGNGVGLAAPGTFTYPVDGGCPGPNRFDGLTKVGDADAVVSATFPGGTVAAIARAREMDNTADRDQNKALGYGFSLQFIRNPAYGTANANYTRAGVENRMRVVYRFLTGCRGVRQADDLACWPCPTPGAAVPTVASMQSDWAGQSAGFQTSTYGPLYAIQAGGLATAIEADPLEGAPRINKSNGHSPNPFNPQTTIKFSSATAGKASVKIYNVAGALVRSIDTNATVGANEVRWNGKSNEGSSLASGVYFYKIVFPNGETAKSPNNLVLVK